A window of the Nycticebus coucang isolate mNycCou1 chromosome 3, mNycCou1.pri, whole genome shotgun sequence genome harbors these coding sequences:
- the HHEX gene encoding hematopoietically-expressed homeobox protein HHEX has protein sequence MQYPHPGPPPAGAVGVPLYAPTPLLQPAHPTPFYIEDILGRGPATPTPTPTLPSPNSSFTSLVSSYRTPVYEPTPIHPAFSHHSAAALAAAYGPGGFGGPLYPFPRTVNDYTHALFRHDPLGKPLLWSPFLQRPLHKRKGGQVRFSNDQTIELEKKFETQKYLSPPERKRLAKMLQLSERQVKTWFQNRRAKWRRLKQENPQSNKKEELESLDNPCDQRQDMPSEQNKGASLDSSQCSPSPASQEDLESEISEDSDQEVDIEGDKGYFNAG, from the exons ATGCAGTACCCGCACCCCGGGCCGCCGCCGGCGGGCGCCGTTGGGGTGCCGCTGTACGCGCCCACGCCGCTGCTGCAGCCCGCACACCCGACGCCGTTCTATATTGAGGACATCTTGGGCCGGGGACCCGCCACGCCCACGCCCACCCCCACGCTGCCGTCCCCCAACTCCTCCTTCACCAGCCTCGTGTCCTCCTACCGGACCCCGGTGTACGAGCCCACGCCGATCCACCCCGCCTTCTCGCACCACTCTGCCGCCGCGCTGGCCGCCGCCTACGGACCTGGCGGCTTCGGGGGCCCGCTGTACCCCTTTCCGCGGACGGTGAACGACTACACGCACGCCCTGTTCCGCCACGACCCCTTGG GCAAACCTCTGCTCTGGAGCCCCTTCTTGCAGAGGCCTCTGCATAAGAGGAAAGGTGGTCAGGTGAGATTCTCAAACGACCAGACCATAGAGCTGGAGAAGAAGTTCGAGACCCAGAAATACCTCTCCCCGCCAGAGAGGAAGCGTCTGGCCAAGATGCTACAGCTCAGTGAGAGACAG GTGAAAACCTGGTTTCAGAATCGACGTGCTAAGTGGAGAAGACTAAAACAG gagaaccctcaaagcaataaaaaagaagaactgGAAAGTTTGGACAATCCCTGCGATCAGAGGCAAGACATGCCCAGCGAGCAAAATAAAGGTGCTTCTTTGGATAGCTCTCAATGTTcaccctcccctgcctcccaggAAGACCTTGAATCAGAAATTTCAGAAGATTCAGATCAGGAAGTGGACATTGAGGGTGATAAAGGCTATTTTAATGCTGGATGA